A window of the Hordeum vulgare subsp. vulgare chromosome 5H, MorexV3_pseudomolecules_assembly, whole genome shotgun sequence genome harbors these coding sequences:
- the LOC123399166 gene encoding uncharacterized protein LOC123399166 — translation MDSTQQLALRPVSTKRCFGGDGRAVSASEPSSLTNASFRVYYSLRGAGVPFLWESAPGTPKRGAAAVSPGKDSLQATTATARASGGAAGAGGGATRLVPPISPPPSYQSESQLKGKRGCRQRVQSWPEATGGIVRAVLGVLGMRKSRRRSRGLPLRC, via the coding sequence ATGGACTCGACGCAGCAGCTCGCGCTCCGGCCGGTCTCCACCAAGAGATGCTTTGGCGGGGACGGCAGGGCGGTGTCGGCGAGTGAGCCGTCGAGCCTCACCAACGCGTCCTTCAGGGTGTACTACAGCCTGCGCGGCGCCGGCGTGCCGTTCCTGTGGGAGTCCGCGCCCGGCACGCCAAAACGGGGCGCGGCTGCCGTCTCGCCGGGAAAAGACTCGCTCCAGGCCACGACGGCGACGGCTCGGGCGAGCGGCGGCGCTGCCGGCGCCGGTGGTGGTGCTACGCGGCTGGTGCCGCCCATCTCGCCGCCACCGTCGTACCAGTCGGAGTCCCAGCTGAAGGGGAAGAGGGGATGCAGGCAGAGGGTGCAGTCGTGGCCGGAGGCGACGGGAGGCATCGTGAGGGCGGTGCTCGGAGTGCTCGGGATGAGGAAGAGCCGCCGCAGGTCGCGCGGGCTGCCGCTGCGTTGCTAG